In Polaromonas sp. JS666, one genomic interval encodes:
- a CDS encoding energy transducer TonB — protein MKSPSTLQIALGASIAFHAVLLTVRFVDPERFNRVFQDTPLEVILVNAKSREKPDFAKAIAQASLAGGGQLEKGRATSPLPPSALTEMGDASDETQRQIESLHEQQTQLLTQIKKQLATMPPPDMTQAATNPAHADREEKRRQLVKILAEIERRINEENARPKKRYISPATREEVYAVYYDELRRKIEDKGTVNFPELAGKKLYGELTMVMTVNFDGRILDTEVAETSGNLTLDRRAQSIVRGTGPFGRFTEAMRRKADQIVVVSRFKFTRDDTLETRLTSR, from the coding sequence GTGAAGTCACCAAGCACACTGCAAATTGCCCTGGGCGCCTCCATCGCCTTTCATGCGGTGCTGCTGACCGTGCGTTTTGTCGACCCGGAGCGCTTTAACCGCGTGTTCCAGGACACACCGCTGGAAGTGATTCTGGTCAACGCGAAATCCCGTGAAAAACCGGACTTTGCCAAAGCCATAGCGCAAGCCTCGCTGGCCGGCGGCGGCCAGCTTGAAAAAGGCCGCGCCACCTCTCCCCTGCCGCCCTCGGCCCTGACCGAAATGGGTGATGCCAGCGACGAGACGCAGCGGCAGATTGAATCGCTGCATGAGCAGCAGACCCAGTTGCTGACGCAAATCAAGAAACAGCTGGCCACGATGCCGCCACCCGACATGACGCAGGCGGCCACCAACCCCGCGCATGCCGATCGTGAGGAAAAGCGCCGGCAGCTCGTCAAGATACTGGCCGAAATTGAACGGCGCATCAACGAAGAGAATGCCCGGCCCAAAAAACGCTACATCAGTCCGGCGACCCGCGAAGAGGTTTATGCGGTGTACTACGACGAGCTGCGCCGAAAAATCGAGGACAAGGGTACGGTGAACTTTCCCGAGCTGGCCGGCAAAAAACTGTATGGCGAGCTCACCATGGTCATGACCGTGAATTTTGATGGCCGCATCCTGGACACCGAAGTGGCAGAAACTTCCGGCAACCTGACACTGGACCGCAGGGCCCAAAGCATCGTCCGCGGCACCGGCCCCTTCGGCCGCTTCACCGAGGCCATGCGCCGCAAGGCAGACCAGATCGTGGTGGTGTCCCGCTTCAAGTTCACGCGGGACGACACGCTGGAAACCCGGCTGACCAGCCGCTGA
- a CDS encoding ribonuclease catalytic domain-containing protein — protein MFVLFEETGKFLAGRILSESDASLQVELDSGKRVKVKAANALLKFEKPAPAELVAAGQKLSADIELDLAWEFASDEEFGFADLARDYFSSDASRPASLEQQAAALFRLFESPHYFRRAGKGRFKKAPAEILQQALVAIEKKKQLAAQITAWAEELAQGQCPGPVREQLYKILFKPDKNSAEYKAVVEASRSTHIAPLDLLQKAGAIASPYQFHWKRFLFENFPKGTAFPALQAPEIKDDLPLADVKAFSIDDSATTEIDDALSVQGLGSGTVTLGIHIAAPGLAVLPGSAIDAVGRARLSTVYMPGYKLTMLPDDIVKTYTLLEGRNCPALSLYLTLDEATFEIKASATRLEQVPIVSNLRHDKLDSVFTEAFFEAAQASPPVDVQWGVELSFLHRLARHLKAQREVVRGKPENFNRPDYNFRLDNPSGQEPQGDETVSISTRQRGAPLDLIVAEAMILANSTWGQWLAEHGVPGIYRSQASLAPGVKVRMGTKALPHAGIGVKSYAWSTSPLRRYTDLVNQWQIIACARHGRTAALAAPFKPKDAELFSIISGFDAAYSAYNGFQAGIERYWTLKYLEQNGITELTATAFKDNLIRADDLPLVLPALGAQGLPRGAKVRVKLGAIDEITLDISGAVTERLDAVAEESAEAMEMELEEEDAEADLAAGPISIAVDVNEPAADSAPALAAAD, from the coding sequence TTGTTTGTATTGTTTGAAGAGACCGGCAAGTTTCTGGCTGGCCGGATTTTGTCGGAGAGCGACGCGTCGCTGCAGGTCGAACTCGACTCCGGCAAACGCGTGAAGGTCAAGGCGGCCAATGCGCTGCTGAAGTTTGAAAAGCCCGCCCCCGCCGAGTTGGTGGCCGCCGGGCAAAAATTGAGTGCCGACATCGAGCTGGACCTGGCCTGGGAATTCGCCAGCGACGAGGAATTCGGCTTTGCCGACCTGGCGCGCGACTATTTCAGTTCCGACGCGTCCAGACCCGCCTCCCTCGAGCAGCAGGCCGCGGCGCTGTTCCGCCTGTTCGAGTCGCCGCATTATTTCCGGCGGGCGGGCAAGGGCCGCTTCAAGAAAGCGCCGGCAGAAATCCTGCAGCAGGCATTGGTCGCCATCGAAAAGAAAAAGCAGCTCGCCGCGCAGATTACCGCGTGGGCAGAAGAACTCGCGCAAGGGCAATGCCCCGGCCCGGTGCGCGAGCAGCTCTACAAAATCCTGTTCAAGCCCGACAAGAACAGCGCCGAATACAAGGCCGTGGTCGAGGCTTCACGCAGCACGCACATCGCACCGCTGGATCTGCTGCAAAAAGCCGGCGCCATTGCCTCGCCCTACCAGTTTCACTGGAAGCGCTTTTTGTTTGAGAACTTCCCCAAGGGGACGGCCTTCCCGGCCCTGCAGGCACCCGAGATCAAGGACGATCTGCCGCTGGCGGACGTGAAAGCGTTTTCCATCGACGATTCCGCCACCACCGAGATCGACGATGCCCTGTCGGTGCAGGGCCTGGGCAGCGGCACCGTCACGCTGGGTATTCACATTGCAGCACCCGGCCTGGCCGTGCTGCCTGGCAGCGCGATCGATGCAGTGGGCCGCGCGCGGCTGTCCACCGTGTATATGCCGGGCTACAAGCTGACCATGCTGCCCGACGATATCGTCAAGACCTATACGCTGCTGGAGGGCCGCAACTGCCCCGCGCTGTCGCTCTACCTCACGCTGGACGAGGCCACCTTCGAGATCAAGGCAAGTGCCACACGGCTGGAACAGGTGCCCATCGTCAGCAACCTGCGGCACGACAAGCTGGACAGCGTCTTCACCGAGGCATTTTTTGAAGCGGCCCAGGCCAGCCCGCCGGTGGATGTCCAGTGGGGCGTGGAGCTGTCCTTTCTGCACCGCCTGGCCAGACACCTGAAGGCCCAGCGCGAAGTGGTGCGCGGCAAGCCTGAGAACTTCAACCGGCCCGACTACAACTTCCGGCTCGACAACCCGTCCGGCCAGGAGCCGCAGGGCGATGAGACCGTCAGCATCAGCACACGCCAACGTGGCGCCCCGCTCGACCTGATCGTGGCCGAAGCCATGATCCTGGCCAACAGCACCTGGGGCCAGTGGCTGGCCGAGCACGGCGTGCCCGGCATTTACCGCAGCCAGGCCAGCCTGGCGCCCGGCGTGAAGGTGCGCATGGGCACCAAGGCCCTGCCGCACGCAGGGATTGGCGTCAAGAGCTACGCCTGGAGCACTTCGCCGCTGCGCCGCTACACCGACCTGGTCAACCAGTGGCAAATCATTGCCTGCGCACGGCACGGCCGAACGGCGGCCCTGGCGGCCCCCTTCAAGCCCAAGGACGCGGAACTCTTTTCCATCATTTCGGGTTTTGACGCCGCCTACAGCGCCTACAACGGCTTTCAGGCCGGCATTGAGCGCTACTGGACGCTGAAGTACCTGGAACAAAACGGCATCACCGAGCTGACGGCCACCGCCTTCAAGGACAACCTGATTCGCGCCGACGACCTGCCGCTGGTGCTGCCTGCGCTGGGCGCGCAGGGCCTGCCGCGCGGTGCCAAAGTGCGGGTGAAGCTCGGTGCGATTGACGAGATCACCCTGGATATCTCGGGCGCGGTGACGGAGCGACTGGATGCCGTGGCCGAGGAATCCGCCGAGGCGATGGAGATGGAACTGGAAGAAGAGGACGCGGAGGCCGACCTGGCAGCCGGCCCGATCTCGATTGCAGTCGATGTCAACGAGCCGGCAGCCGATAGCGCGCCCGCACTCGCAGCGGCTGATTGA
- the rodA gene encoding rod shape-determining protein RodA, which produces MAAVFDKPSLFQRTAPLLQGFDGPLAFAVFLLACAGLLIMYSSGYDHGSRFADHGRNMLIAGGIMFVVAQIPPQRLMAFAVPLYVVGVGLLVAVAIFGVTKKGARRWLNVGVVIQPSEILKIAMPLMLAWWFQKREGQLRPLDFLAAGLLLALPVGLIMKQPDLGTSLLVLAAGLAVIFFAGLSWKLIVPPVLLGLVGVFLVVWFEPQLCADGVRWPILHDYQQQRICTLLDPSRDPLGKGFHIIQGMIAIGSGGVFGKGFMAGTQTHLEFIPERTTDFIFAAYSEEFGLAGNLLLIAGFIFLILRGLAIALEASTLFARLLAGALTMIFFTYAFVNMGMVSGILPVVGVPLPFISYGGTAMVTLGLALGILMSIAKAKRLVQT; this is translated from the coding sequence ATGGCCGCCGTTTTCGACAAACCCTCACTTTTCCAGCGAACCGCCCCCCTGCTGCAGGGTTTTGACGGCCCCCTGGCCTTTGCGGTCTTTTTGCTGGCCTGTGCCGGCCTGTTGATCATGTATTCCTCCGGCTACGACCATGGCAGCCGCTTTGCTGACCATGGCCGCAACATGCTGATTGCCGGGGGCATCATGTTTGTGGTGGCGCAGATCCCGCCACAGCGCCTGATGGCATTCGCCGTCCCGCTCTATGTAGTCGGCGTGGGCCTGCTGGTGGCGGTCGCCATCTTTGGTGTCACCAAAAAGGGCGCGCGTCGCTGGCTCAATGTCGGGGTGGTGATCCAGCCCAGTGAAATCCTGAAGATCGCGATGCCGCTGATGCTGGCCTGGTGGTTCCAGAAGCGCGAAGGGCAGCTCAGGCCGCTGGATTTTCTGGCGGCCGGCCTGTTGCTGGCACTACCCGTCGGGCTCATCATGAAGCAGCCTGACCTGGGGACCTCCCTGCTGGTGCTGGCTGCAGGTCTGGCGGTGATTTTTTTCGCCGGCCTGAGCTGGAAACTGATTGTTCCTCCGGTGCTGCTGGGCCTGGTGGGTGTTTTCCTTGTGGTGTGGTTCGAGCCGCAACTGTGCGCCGACGGTGTGCGCTGGCCCATCCTGCATGACTACCAGCAGCAGCGCATCTGCACGCTGCTCGATCCGTCGCGCGACCCGCTGGGCAAAGGCTTTCACATCATCCAGGGCATGATTGCCATTGGCTCGGGTGGCGTGTTCGGCAAGGGCTTCATGGCCGGCACGCAGACGCACCTGGAGTTCATCCCCGAGCGCACCACCGACTTTATTTTTGCCGCCTATTCCGAAGAGTTCGGCCTGGCTGGCAACCTGCTGCTCATCGCCGGTTTTATCTTCCTGATCCTGCGCGGGCTGGCCATTGCCCTGGAGGCCTCCACGCTGTTTGCGCGCCTGCTGGCCGGTGCGCTGACGATGATTTTTTTCACCTACGCGTTTGTCAACATGGGTATGGTCAGCGGCATCCTGCCGGTCGTGGGGGTTCCGCTGCCCTTTATCAGTTATGGCGGCACCGCCATGGTGACGCTGGGCCTGGCCCTCGGCATATTGATGTCGATTGCCAAGGCCAAACGGCTGGTGCAGACCTGA
- a CDS encoding 3-deoxy-7-phosphoheptulonate synthase: MNAKATSASPSSDSWYANVEKTSQTDDERIKDITVLPPPEHLIRFFPIRGTAVESLITRTRKSIHNIMAGKDDRLLVVIGPCSIHDPAAALEYARRLMEQRKKYAGTLEIVMRVYFEKPRTTVGWKGLINDPYLDETFRIDEGLRIARQLLIEINRLGLPAGSEFLDVISPQYIGDLISWGAIGARTTESQVHRELASGLSAPIGFKNGTDGNIRIATDAIQAAARGHHFLSVHKNGQVAIVQTNGNRDCHVILRGGKTPNYDAASVAAACKELEASKLPATLMVDCSHANSSKQHEKQVDVARDIAGQVAGGSHHVFGLMVESHLNSGAQKFTPGKDDAQALEYGKSITDACLGWNHSLEVLESLSAAVLARRAKK; the protein is encoded by the coding sequence ATGAATGCCAAAGCCACCTCTGCCAGCCCCTCCAGCGACAGCTGGTATGCGAACGTCGAAAAAACCAGCCAGACCGACGACGAACGCATCAAGGACATTACCGTGCTACCTCCCCCAGAGCATCTCATCCGCTTCTTCCCGATCCGCGGCACCGCTGTTGAATCGCTGATCACGCGGACGCGCAAGAGCATTCACAACATCATGGCGGGCAAGGATGACCGCCTGCTGGTGGTGATTGGTCCCTGCTCCATTCATGATCCGGCAGCGGCCCTGGAGTACGCGCGCCGGCTGATGGAGCAGCGCAAGAAATACGCGGGCACGCTGGAGATCGTGATGCGCGTGTACTTCGAGAAGCCACGCACCACGGTCGGCTGGAAAGGGCTGATCAACGACCCCTACCTGGATGAAACCTTCCGCATCGACGAAGGCCTGCGCATCGCGCGCCAGTTGCTGATTGAAATCAACCGGCTGGGCTTGCCGGCGGGCAGCGAGTTCCTGGATGTCATTTCACCGCAGTACATCGGTGACCTGATCTCCTGGGGCGCGATTGGTGCGCGCACCACGGAAAGCCAGGTGCACCGCGAACTGGCCTCCGGCCTGTCGGCGCCCATCGGTTTCAAGAACGGCACCGACGGCAACATCCGCATTGCCACCGACGCCATCCAGGCGGCTGCGCGCGGCCACCACTTTTTGTCGGTGCACAAAAACGGCCAGGTCGCGATTGTGCAAACCAACGGCAACAGGGACTGCCACGTGATTTTGCGTGGCGGCAAGACGCCCAATTACGACGCTGCCAGCGTGGCCGCGGCCTGCAAGGAGCTAGAGGCCTCCAAGTTGCCGGCTACCCTGATGGTCGACTGCAGCCACGCCAACAGCTCCAAGCAGCACGAGAAGCAGGTGGATGTGGCACGTGACATCGCAGGCCAGGTGGCCGGTGGCTCGCATCATGTGTTCGGCCTGATGGTGGAAAGCCACCTGAATTCCGGTGCCCAAAAGTTCACGCCAGGCAAGGACGACGCGCAGGCGCTGGAGTATGGCAAAAGCATCACCGATGCCTGCCTGGGCTGGAACCATTCGCTTGAAGTGCTGGAGTCGCTGTCGGCCGCAGTGCTGGCTCGGCGGGCCAAAAAGTAG
- the mpl gene encoding UDP-N-acetylmuramate:L-alanyl-gamma-D-glutamyl-meso-diaminopimelate ligase → MHIHILGICGTFMGGLAALAREAGHKVTGCDTGVYPPMSDQLRGLGIELIEGYSADQLAFGPDVFVIGNVVSRARGPDGSPKYPLMEAILNSGRPYTSGPQWLSGHVLHHPTHHATGPRHVLAVAGTHGKTTTTAMLTWILEQAGLQPGFLVGGVPLNFGVSARLGEGNTFVIEADEYDTAFFDKRSKFVHYRPRTAILNNLEFDHADIFDDLADIERQFQHLVRTVPSQGRIVVNAGEESLRRVLAQGCWSEQVLFGNSPLNQSGFTAQGEPNDFKVLKAGQAVAHVQWGISGVHNQLNALAAIAAAEHVGVPPEVAARALAEFQNVKRRMEVRGVVHAHGGDITVYDDFAHHPTAIHTTVDGLRRQLKGAGKDGDRILAIFEPRSNTMKLGSMTAQLPWSLEQADLAFCHAGGLDWDARAALMPMGARAQVADNIDQLVAQVKASARPGDHLLCMSNGGFGGIHARLLEALKP, encoded by the coding sequence ATGCATATACATATCCTGGGAATTTGCGGCACCTTCATGGGCGGCCTCGCCGCGCTGGCACGGGAGGCGGGGCACAAGGTGACGGGCTGCGACACGGGCGTTTATCCGCCCATGAGCGACCAGCTGCGCGGCTTGGGCATTGAACTGATTGAGGGTTACAGCGCCGACCAGCTGGCCTTCGGGCCCGACGTGTTCGTGATCGGCAATGTGGTGTCTCGCGCCCGCGGGCCCGACGGCAGCCCCAAATACCCTTTGATGGAAGCCATCCTGAACAGCGGCCGGCCCTACACGAGCGGCCCGCAATGGCTTTCGGGCCATGTGCTGCACCATCCCACCCACCACGCGACCGGGCCGCGCCATGTGCTGGCTGTGGCAGGTACCCATGGCAAAACCACGACCACGGCCATGCTGACCTGGATCCTCGAGCAAGCGGGGCTGCAACCGGGCTTCCTGGTCGGCGGCGTCCCGCTGAATTTTGGTGTCTCGGCCCGGCTGGGCGAAGGCAACACCTTTGTGATCGAAGCCGACGAGTACGACACGGCGTTTTTTGACAAGCGCAGCAAGTTCGTGCACTACCGCCCGCGCACCGCCATTCTGAACAACCTGGAGTTTGACCACGCCGATATCTTTGATGACCTGGCGGACATCGAGCGGCAATTTCAACACCTGGTGCGCACGGTGCCCTCACAGGGCCGCATCGTGGTGAATGCCGGTGAGGAAAGCCTGCGGCGCGTGCTGGCCCAGGGCTGCTGGAGTGAGCAGGTACTCTTCGGCAACAGCCCGCTGAATCAAAGCGGCTTCACCGCCCAGGGCGAACCGAACGACTTCAAGGTGCTCAAGGCCGGCCAGGCAGTGGCCCACGTCCAGTGGGGCATCAGCGGGGTCCACAACCAGCTCAATGCCCTGGCCGCCATCGCCGCCGCAGAGCACGTGGGCGTGCCACCCGAAGTGGCCGCCCGGGCGCTGGCCGAGTTCCAGAACGTCAAGCGCCGCATGGAAGTGCGCGGCGTGGTTCATGCGCACGGTGGCGACATCACGGTGTACGACGATTTCGCCCACCACCCCACGGCCATCCACACCACCGTGGACGGCCTGCGCCGACAGCTCAAGGGGGCCGGAAAAGACGGAGACCGCATCCTGGCCATCTTTGAGCCGCGCAGCAACACCATGAAGCTGGGCAGCATGACGGCGCAACTGCCCTGGAGCCTGGAGCAGGCCGACCTGGCGTTTTGCCACGCTGGCGGGCTGGACTGGGATGCGCGCGCTGCGCTGATGCCGATGGGCGCACGCGCCCAGGTCGCTGACAACATCGACCAGCTTGTGGCGCAGGTCAAAGCCTCAGCCCGGCCGGGCGACCATTTGCTGTGCATGAGCAATGGCGGGTTTGGCGGGATTCACGCGAGGCTGCTGGAAGCGCTCAAGCCCTGA
- the tldD gene encoding metalloprotease TldD, with product MISLKSAAVSARQTSVGAGPLARPTHESTSQRLLIAQKLLLEPFGLTDAALNRALGEITSHGVDDADLYFQYTRSEGWSLEEGIVKTGSFSIDQGVGVRAVSGEKTAFAYSDDISEASLLDAARTVRSISAASKAGRVKTPQRKIASSRSLYQDLDPIATLDSTAKVKLLEKVEKLAKAKDPRIVQVMAGLASEYDVVMVARADGTLAADVRPLVRLSVTVIAEQKGRREMGSGGGGGRFGLAYFDDAQIAQYVDDAVKAALTNLDARPAPAGEMTVVLGPGWPGILLHEAIGHGLEGDFNRKGSSAFSGRIGQRVAAKGVTVLDDGTIADRRGSLNVDDEGHASQRNVLIEDGILKGYIQDSLNARLMKVKPTGNGRRESYAHVPMPRMTNTYMLGGDKAPEEIVASIKKGLYATNFGGGQVDITSGKFVFSASEAFWVENGKILYPVKGATIVGNGPDALTRVTMMGNDMQLDSGVGTCGKEGQSVPVGVGQPTLRIDGLTVGGTA from the coding sequence ATGATCTCACTCAAATCCGCCGCCGTGTCCGCTCGTCAAACCAGCGTGGGGGCCGGACCGCTGGCGCGTCCTACGCACGAGTCCACCTCACAGCGTCTTCTCATTGCGCAAAAGCTCCTGCTTGAACCGTTCGGGCTGACTGATGCCGCGCTGAACCGCGCCCTGGGTGAGATCACGTCCCATGGGGTGGATGATGCCGACCTGTACTTCCAGTACACCCGCAGCGAAGGCTGGAGCCTGGAAGAAGGCATTGTCAAAACCGGATCTTTCAGCATCGACCAGGGCGTCGGTGTGCGCGCCGTGAGCGGCGAAAAGACGGCATTCGCCTATTCCGACGACATCTCTGAAGCCTCGCTGCTCGACGCAGCGCGCACCGTGCGCAGCATTTCTGCCGCCAGCAAGGCCGGCCGCGTGAAAACACCGCAGCGAAAAATTGCCAGCAGCCGCTCGCTCTACCAGGACCTGGACCCCATTGCCACGCTGGACAGTACCGCCAAGGTCAAGCTGCTGGAAAAAGTGGAAAAACTCGCCAAAGCCAAAGACCCGCGCATTGTGCAGGTGATGGCCGGACTGGCCAGCGAGTACGACGTGGTGATGGTGGCCCGCGCCGACGGCACGCTGGCCGCCGATGTGCGCCCCCTGGTGCGCCTGAGCGTGACGGTCATTGCCGAGCAAAAGGGCCGCCGTGAGATGGGCTCGGGCGGTGGCGGCGGCCGTTTTGGCCTGGCCTATTTTGACGACGCGCAGATTGCGCAGTATGTGGATGATGCGGTGAAGGCCGCGCTGACCAACCTGGACGCGCGCCCCGCGCCTGCCGGTGAAATGACCGTGGTGCTCGGCCCCGGCTGGCCCGGCATTTTGCTGCACGAAGCGATTGGCCACGGACTGGAAGGCGACTTCAACCGCAAGGGCTCCAGCGCGTTTTCAGGCCGCATTGGCCAGCGCGTTGCTGCCAAAGGCGTGACGGTGCTGGACGACGGCACCATCGCCGACCGCCGCGGCTCGCTCAATGTGGATGACGAAGGCCATGCCAGCCAGCGCAACGTATTGATTGAAGACGGCATCCTGAAGGGCTACATCCAGGACTCGCTTAATGCCCGCCTGATGAAGGTCAAGCCCACCGGCAATGGCCGACGCGAGAGCTACGCCCATGTGCCCATGCCGCGCATGACCAACACCTACATGCTGGGCGGCGACAAGGCGCCTGAAGAGATTGTGGCCAGTATCAAAAAAGGCCTGTACGCCACCAACTTCGGCGGCGGCCAGGTTGACATCACCTCCGGCAAGTTTGTTTTCTCGGCCAGCGAGGCGTTCTGGGTTGAAAACGGCAAGATCCTGTACCCGGTGAAGGGCGCCACGATTGTGGGCAACGGCCCGGATGCGCTGACCCGCGTCACCATGATGGGCAATGACATGCAGCTGGACAGCGGCGTGGGCACCTGCGGCAAGGAAGGCCAGAGCGTGCCGGTGGGTGTCGGCCAGCCGACGCTGCGCATCGACGGGCTGACCGTGGGCGGGACCGCGTAA
- the aroE gene encoding shikimate dehydrogenase: MDKYFVLGNPIQHSKSPQIHARFAELTGQTLEYDRLLTPLDGFAATLAQLVQSGARGCNVTVPFKFEAFQAAGTQSDRAQLAQAANTLKLDGNTIYADNTDGIGLVNDIQNNAGVSLAGRDVLLIGAGGAGAGALAPLLAAGPRRLVLANRTRAKADALVLRHTLHPSLQEALQKTELSAQDLQGIDGSFDVVINASASSLSGGGVPVDSRVLKPGALAYDMMYGPAADGFMTWAREHGATPRDGLGMLVEQAAEAFALWRGVRPPSQQVLQEMRTAMQTQQTQAR, encoded by the coding sequence ATGGATAAGTATTTCGTCCTCGGCAACCCGATTCAACACAGCAAATCGCCGCAGATTCATGCACGCTTTGCCGAACTGACAGGCCAGACGCTGGAATACGACCGGCTGCTCACGCCGCTCGACGGCTTTGCCGCGACGCTCGCGCAACTGGTGCAGAGCGGCGCGCGCGGCTGCAACGTCACGGTTCCGTTCAAATTCGAGGCCTTTCAGGCAGCCGGCACTCAGAGCGACCGGGCGCAGCTGGCCCAGGCCGCCAACACCCTGAAGCTGGACGGCAACACCATTTACGCCGACAACACCGATGGCATAGGGCTCGTCAACGATATCCAGAACAACGCCGGTGTTTCACTGGCCGGTCGCGACGTCCTGCTCATAGGCGCCGGCGGCGCGGGTGCCGGCGCGCTGGCACCGCTGCTGGCAGCCGGACCGCGCAGGCTGGTGCTGGCCAACCGCACCCGGGCCAAGGCCGATGCACTGGTGTTGCGCCACACCCTGCACCCGTCCCTGCAGGAGGCGCTACAAAAAACAGAGCTATCAGCCCAGGATTTGCAGGGGATAGATGGTAGTTTTGATGTCGTGATCAATGCCAGCGCGAGCAGCCTGAGCGGTGGCGGCGTGCCAGTGGACAGCCGCGTGCTCAAGCCGGGCGCGCTGGCGTACGACATGATGTATGGCCCTGCGGCGGACGGTTTCATGACCTGGGCCCGCGAACACGGCGCCACGCCACGTGACGGCCTGGGCATGCTGGTGGAGCAGGCCGCCGAGGCGTTTGCGCTGTGGCGCGGCGTGCGGCCGCCATCGCAGCAGGTCCTGCAGGAAATGCGGACAGCCATGCAGACGCAGCAGACGCAGGCCAGATGA
- a CDS encoding YegP family protein, whose protein sequence is MAGKFELKKAKNDKYFFSLLAGNGQKILASEMYDTKASAVGGIESVKKNAADDGRYERLSGKDGSPYFTLKAGNGQVIGVSEMYASASARDGGIESCKTNAPGAATTDLT, encoded by the coding sequence ATGGCCGGTAAATTTGAGCTCAAGAAGGCAAAAAACGACAAGTATTTCTTCTCCCTGCTGGCGGGCAATGGCCAGAAGATTCTTGCCAGCGAGATGTATGACACTAAAGCCAGTGCGGTCGGCGGCATTGAGTCGGTCAAGAAAAACGCAGCAGACGACGGCCGCTATGAGCGCCTTTCGGGCAAGGACGGCTCACCCTATTTCACGCTGAAGGCGGGCAACGGGCAGGTCATCGGGGTCAGCGAGATGTACGCCAGCGCATCGGCGCGGGATGGCGGCATCGAATCGTGCAAGACCAATGCTCCCGGCGCCGCCACCACGGACCTGACCTGA
- a CDS encoding TlpA disulfide reductase family protein yields the protein MNRRNMLYGGIAVAAGLAGAGAAWWKYRPDTVVPPAGAGAAGKAEETYEAFWGLSFETPAGGNLPMSSFRGKPLLVNFWATWCPPCVEELPLLDYFYQENKDKGWQTVGLAVDQPSAVRSWLQTRPLNFPVGMAGLTGAELSKSLGNLAGGLPFSVIFGAAGQLLHRKIGKILPEELAQWAQLK from the coding sequence ATGAATCGCAGAAATATGCTGTATGGCGGCATTGCCGTAGCGGCCGGCCTGGCCGGCGCGGGAGCTGCCTGGTGGAAATACCGGCCCGATACGGTGGTTCCGCCGGCAGGCGCGGGTGCGGCTGGCAAGGCTGAAGAGACGTACGAAGCCTTTTGGGGTCTGAGCTTTGAGACGCCGGCCGGCGGAAATTTGCCCATGAGCAGCTTCAGGGGCAAGCCGCTGCTGGTGAATTTCTGGGCGACCTGGTGCCCTCCCTGCGTGGAGGAGCTTCCGTTGCTGGACTATTTTTACCAGGAAAACAAGGACAAGGGCTGGCAAACGGTGGGTCTGGCAGTGGATCAGCCCAGCGCGGTACGAAGCTGGCTGCAAACACGGCCGCTGAATTTTCCGGTGGGTATGGCGGGTTTGACGGGTGCCGAGTTGAGCAAGTCGCTCGGCAATCTGGCGGGCGGCCTGCCTTTTTCGGTGATCTTCGGTGCTGCCGGTCAGTTACTGCATCGCAAGATCGGAAAAATCCTGCCCGAAGAGCTGGCGCAATGGGCTCAACTCAAATAG
- a CDS encoding YqiA/YcfP family alpha/beta fold hydrolase produces MPTTHLLYLHGFRSSPQSVKAKKMAAIVRLRHPSVRWWCPQLPPSPREALQAIMDGIAGWPREAGFESLAVVGSSLGGFYATAVAERTGCRAVLLNPAVEPARDLSGYIGEQTAWHNAGEHFFFEPRFVDELRALQAGPLKTPENYLAVIAKGDEVLDWREMTARYAGAQIRLLEGGDHALSDFDLHLPAILDFLDLAP; encoded by the coding sequence ATGCCCACCACCCACCTGCTCTACCTGCACGGCTTTCGCTCCTCGCCCCAGTCCGTCAAGGCGAAAAAAATGGCCGCCATCGTGCGGCTGCGCCATCCGTCCGTGCGGTGGTGGTGCCCGCAACTACCACCCTCCCCGCGCGAGGCCCTGCAGGCAATCATGGACGGCATTGCCGGCTGGCCCCGGGAAGCCGGCTTTGAGAGCCTGGCCGTGGTCGGCTCCTCACTCGGCGGTTTTTACGCCACCGCAGTGGCCGAACGGACCGGCTGCAGGGCGGTGCTGCTTAACCCCGCGGTGGAGCCGGCACGCGACCTGAGCGGCTATATAGGTGAGCAAACCGCCTGGCACAACGCTGGAGAGCACTTTTTCTTTGAACCCCGCTTTGTCGACGAGTTGCGCGCGCTGCAGGCCGGCCCGCTGAAAACGCCTGAAAACTACCTGGCCGTGATCGCCAAAGGCGACGAAGTGCTGGACTGGCGCGAAATGACCGCCCGCTATGCCGGTGCGCAGATACGGCTGCTCGAAGGCGGTGACCATGCCCTGAGCGATTTCGACCTGCACCTGCCGGCGATTCTGGATTTTCTGGACCTGGCCCCCTGA